AAGATCTGCACCGAACCAATGAAGAAAAGGTCGCGGGCGTTCTCACCGTTTGTTTCAACTCCGGCCTTTGCAAGTTCCTCGGCCTTGTTCATGTCTTTATCGAACTGATCTTCAAGCGAGTCGGTAACGAAATCCACCATGTAGATAAAGGTTAAGGCGCCATCAAGGAAGTAGGGAGCAGGGTCTTTTGGGCAAAGCCTCTTGGCCTTTGCATAGGCTATGCGGGCCTTAACGTAATCCTCCACGTGGGAGGCCTCTATACCCCTCTCAAGCAGCTCCTCAGCCTGGGGGGTAAGCGCCGTGGTAAGGAAAAGGAGCAGGCTAAACATCACTTCAAAAGACGCACATTAACGTTAGATGGTTGCGATTGCCGCTATCTCGACCCTCGCACCCTTGGGAAGAGACGCAGATGCGACGGTTACGCGCGCCGGGTAGGGTGCAGAAAAATAGCCCGCGTAGATCTCGTTTACCAGCTTGAACTCGGAAAGGTCAACAAGATGGATGTCGCAGCGCACCACATCGTCCATGGTTGCTCCGGCTTGCCCAAGCACGGCTTTGATATTCTCCATTACCTGTCGGGTCTGAGCCTCGGTTCCCTCGACCAACCCGCCGGTTTCAGGGTTGATGCCAATCTGTCCTGCGAGAAATATGAAGTTCCCACACTTTACCGCCTGGCTGTACGGCCCGATCGGAAGCGGCGCCTTATCGGTGCGAATCTCCTTTTTCATTACGCTCCTCTCATTTTGAGAAGTTTATAGGTGAATTTGCACCTGTCAACATCCTTTTGTAGATTGTCCAGTACCTCGTTACCAGGGTTGGGTGCTATTGAAGGGTATATTGCAATGGGAGGGCAGCCGCCGTATTCATTCCAATTGTGATCTTTTTGTCTTCGGCAAAAAGGAGGATTATATAAACCGCTCGAAGCGGTCCTTCTTGGCCTTGCAGATCGGACAGACTTCGGGCGGTTCATCCCGCGCGCAGAGGTAGCCGCACACCCGGCAGCGCCACACAGGCTTGGAAGTGCCTGTGGGCACCTTTCCCTTCTGTTTTTCCTTAAACTGGTTCCTCTGCTCGCGTGTAGGTCTACGCTCGGGGATAGGCTTCGGTTCTTTCTCACCCTTTATCACCTTATCGGACACATAAAGAGCGCAGTAGCAGGCGTCGTACTCAAGCAAATCCGCGTCGCGGTAGTCGCATGGGCAGATGATATCAAGGTCTTCTTCCTTGACTCCGGTCGACAATCGGCACGGGCATGACCAGTAGCCGTAGCGCCGCTCGTTGATAAGAAGGCTGCGCACGAGTTCCTTTGTGAACTCTACATCCGGGTTCAGGTGATAGCCTGCGGCCTCGGCCTCTTTATTCAACCGCTCGTAGAGCTTATCTACCGCTTCCTGGGTTACCTCGATCTCCTGCGACATCAGCCCAGTGCCTCTTTGATCTCATCCTCTTTGAAGCTTTTAATGCAGCGCTCGCCGTCGTTGATCACTATGGTCGGGAAGGTGCAGGCCGGATTGTGCTTGCGGACCTCGTCAAGAACCTGCTCCTTATCCTCGCCGGAGAGGAGGTCAACGTCAATGTAGGAGTATTCAACGCCCAGGCTGTTAAGAAGCCGCTTGGTCTTCTTGCACCAAACGCAGGTGCTTAAAGCGTAAAGAATCACCTTACCCTTGTTTTTCCCCTCCACGTGCGTCATCTCCATGTATAGCTCCTGTTTTTACTGAACACTATAGGAAAAACCCTGCATGTGTCAACCACCCTCCCCCAACGCTTTTTTTACACGGGCAATGTTGTGGTCGGTCTTCTCCACAAGGTGCTTCGCTCCGATCTTTACAAATATCTCACGGGCACGTTGATAATATGAAAGGGCTTCCTTGAACTGTCCCAAGCCTAAATAGGTATTGCCGATGT
The candidate division TA06 bacterium B3_TA06 DNA segment above includes these coding regions:
- a CDS encoding ferredoxin:glutaredoxin reductase; translated protein: MMSQEIEVTQEAVDKLYERLNKEAEAAGYHLNPDVEFTKELVRSLLINERRYGYWSCPCRLSTGVKEEDLDIICPCDYRDADLLEYDACYCALYVSDKVIKGEKEPKPIPERRPTREQRNQFKEKQKGKVPTGTSKPVWRCRVCGYLCARDEPPEVCPICKAKKDRFERFI
- a CDS encoding NrdH-redoxin, with amino-acid sequence MEMTHVEGKNKGKVILYALSTCVWCKKTKRLLNSLGVEYSYIDVDLLSGEDKEQVLDEVRKHNPACTFPTIVINDGERCIKSFKEDEIKEALG
- a CDS encoding reactive intermediate/imine deaminase (has endoribonuclease activity on mRNA) — protein: MKKEIRTDKAPLPIGPYSQAVKCGNFIFLAGQIGINPETGGLVEGTEAQTRQVMENIKAVLGQAGATMDDVVRCDIHLVDLSEFKLVNEIYAGYFSAPYPARVTVASASLPKGARVEIAAIATI